From a single Chitinophaga sp. Cy-1792 genomic region:
- a CDS encoding RagB/SusD family nutrient uptake outer membrane protein, with the protein MRKIFLYICCGAMVVTASSCKKYLDLKPKGSFIPEKTTDYRLLLDETSPKGKSNGFFYTYGMDIMLDDDMAVNPFSQTYYNTNAMNAWQFAENIYLENESDADWEAMYNQIYTANLVTTQVMSASGGSDADRRQLMAEARVHRAYAYFMLVNLYAKQYGPAAATDPGVPIRRGLDFEEKLPRASVQDVYDYIKADLVNAIPDLPAAPVLGLTNRPVKSSAYTLLAKVSLFRNDAAAALSYADSSLKIYSTLIDYNTLTPNPSFPDVLSYPQNFKNPEMLLEKTGTMISPIVYATNDLLALYDSNNDLRFSTYFFNDKSFGLGFGYFSNEWSGRSATKGPSVPETWLIHAEANARLGNTAAAIQDINTLRAARYKKGSTYQLSAANAAVALSIVKTERRREMAFRGSRWFDIRRYNVFDNDNITVTHTLPNGTVYTLAPNSNRTALAIGRKYIAMNPEITQNPR; encoded by the coding sequence ATGAGAAAGATATTCCTCTATATATGCTGCGGCGCCATGGTTGTTACAGCCAGCTCCTGCAAAAAGTACCTCGACCTGAAACCTAAAGGGTCTTTCATTCCGGAAAAAACCACCGACTACCGGCTGCTGCTGGATGAAACAAGTCCTAAAGGAAAATCCAACGGCTTTTTCTATACCTATGGTATGGATATTATGCTGGATGATGATATGGCTGTAAATCCCTTTTCACAGACCTATTACAACACCAATGCCATGAATGCGTGGCAATTTGCGGAAAACATCTACCTGGAAAATGAATCCGATGCAGACTGGGAAGCAATGTACAACCAGATTTATACCGCCAATCTTGTTACTACACAGGTGATGAGCGCCAGCGGGGGCAGTGATGCCGACAGGCGCCAGCTGATGGCAGAAGCCAGGGTACACAGGGCTTACGCGTATTTTATGCTGGTGAACCTTTATGCAAAGCAATACGGTCCTGCTGCTGCTACGGACCCGGGCGTGCCTATCCGCCGTGGCCTTGATTTTGAAGAAAAGCTGCCGCGTGCAAGTGTACAGGATGTTTATGATTATATCAAAGCAGACCTGGTCAACGCCATTCCCGATTTACCTGCTGCTCCCGTATTGGGCCTTACCAACAGGCCTGTAAAAAGTAGTGCCTATACCCTGCTGGCAAAAGTATCGCTGTTCCGCAATGATGCTGCCGCAGCGCTGTCCTACGCGGATTCCAGCCTTAAAATCTACAGCACGCTGATAGATTACAACACGCTTACGCCTAATCCATCTTTCCCGGACGTACTAAGCTATCCGCAGAATTTCAAAAATCCGGAGATGCTACTGGAAAAAACCGGTACGATGATCAGCCCGATCGTATATGCCACCAATGATTTGCTGGCCTTATACGACAGCAATAACGACCTCCGTTTCAGCACGTATTTCTTCAATGACAAAAGTTTCGGGCTGGGCTTCGGTTACTTCAGCAATGAGTGGTCTGGAAGGTCAGCCACCAAAGGTCCTTCTGTTCCGGAAACCTGGCTGATACATGCAGAAGCTAATGCAAGGCTGGGCAATACTGCAGCAGCTATCCAGGATATCAACACGTTACGCGCTGCACGATATAAAAAAGGAAGTACTTACCAGCTGAGTGCCGCCAATGCTGCAGTAGCGCTGAGTATCGTAAAAACAGAGCGCAGAAGGGAAATGGCTTTCCGCGGTAGCCGCTGGTTTGATATAAGAAGATATAATGTGTTCGATAACGACAATATCACCGTAACGCATACACTCCCCAACGGTACCGTATACACGCTGGCGCCCAACAGCAACAGAACTGCATTGGCCATCGGGAGGAAATACATTGCCATGAATCCTGAAATCACACAAAACCCACGATAA
- a CDS encoding SusC/RagA family TonB-linked outer membrane protein yields MNLSVMPANTGINIVHGSFPLSRRCLTKIIRLMKRIVLLLLLSLQLNAASSQQVSLDLNNAPVEQFFREVKKQTSYVFFYDETITRQVQTVSVKIHNATLESALETCFKNQPITWKIVNKNIFLRLKPANDNSFQEQTTFSVRGQVTDTKHAPIPFATVKLSPVNRGNVTDGQGGFNISGVAPGKYTLEITSVGFLPLTFSLEISNRDVTLGAIQLQPEISKLNEVAVVNTGYQRLPRERAAGSFGVVNTATLEKRNNYSLTSYLQGQVPGLLVNTNGTMTIRGQSTFLADRNPLLVIDGFPVERDINTINPNDVESITILKDASAASIWGVRAANGVIVIQTKRGAASRKSMDISFSTALAYTKKPDLSNLPFASTKDFIDFEKYKVDHKLTTLFGKPRNAISPIADAYLNNPANAAAIADSLGRYNARQEYSDLFMQNTLRQQYNLSIAAKGEKSSTRGSFSYDNVPTYMKKTGNERFSADLFQSNALTKQLHLDMGLNFVMINNTNNGVSLDDLNNLLPYQQLQDANGNYIPQPRTFYQADKDALYKSGYPYNWNYNLLQEFRNNNNTTQNRNITAVAALTYMLPKGFSLHSSYQYENYSSTNTILENEESYDVRNQVNFSTYIKNGQIISGLPKGSIYSLAETHLQTHTFRNQVKFDDYIVNHNHSLTAIAGLEIREVSGKSSGQTKYGYDPETLQFANLNYVNGYTNILGTTSYIRDATVFTDTKNRFVSLFSNAGYTYLDRYSINASARLDKTNLFGSSNKYRDVWLWSSGISWQVNKESFMDNSPFSSLILRATYGINGNVDRSTSPFLIAKVDKDAQTNLNYGYISNPANPLLRWEKTAVKNIGIDYALANNRLKGSVEYYERNSTDLLGNATVNGTYGFNSAYVNYASMRNSGVDVAITGLIINKALSFSTTLNYSYNSNKVISVDFPNPTVGAYTDGTAQAGKPLNYLYSYRWAGLSATGTPQVYDEKGNKTDYTKEMTSTAALVYQGTTVPPHYGGLFLNFGYQAFTLTAGFTYKFGHKFREPQLQYTKLFESASEVQKDWASRWQKPGDELITNVAAMPSSQTGLSVYDNYIRYADIHVATASNIRFSELLLNYNLPDAFSRKLRAQRITLSGQARNLGVYLFNKEKIDPEYAADLSRSLLLLTPPPEFTFSIKANF; encoded by the coding sequence ATGAATTTATCAGTTATGCCGGCCAATACCGGTATCAACATCGTACACGGTAGTTTCCCGCTTTCGCGGAGATGCCTGACCAAAATTATCCGGCTTATGAAACGAATAGTATTGCTATTACTGCTGTCACTACAGCTGAACGCCGCCAGCAGTCAACAGGTGAGCCTGGACTTAAACAATGCGCCCGTAGAACAGTTCTTCCGGGAAGTAAAAAAACAAACCAGTTATGTATTCTTCTACGACGAAACCATTACCAGGCAAGTACAAACGGTTTCTGTAAAAATACATAACGCTACGCTGGAGAGCGCGCTGGAAACCTGTTTCAAAAACCAGCCCATCACCTGGAAAATCGTTAACAAAAATATCTTCCTGCGGCTCAAACCAGCTAACGACAATAGCTTCCAGGAACAAACCACTTTTTCTGTCCGCGGACAGGTTACCGACACCAAACACGCGCCTATTCCCTTTGCCACGGTGAAGCTCAGCCCTGTCAACAGGGGCAACGTTACAGACGGGCAGGGTGGGTTTAATATCAGTGGCGTCGCTCCCGGAAAATACACACTGGAGATCACATCCGTGGGATTTCTTCCATTGACCTTTTCCCTGGAAATCAGTAACAGGGATGTTACTTTAGGGGCTATCCAATTACAGCCGGAAATCTCGAAGCTCAATGAGGTGGCCGTTGTAAACACCGGCTACCAGCGCCTCCCGCGGGAGCGCGCCGCCGGCTCCTTTGGCGTGGTCAACACCGCCACACTGGAAAAAAGGAATAACTATAGTCTTACCAGTTACCTGCAAGGCCAGGTGCCCGGCTTACTCGTCAATACCAACGGCACGATGACTATACGCGGCCAGAGTACGTTCCTCGCCGACCGAAATCCTTTGCTGGTCATCGATGGATTTCCTGTAGAAAGAGACATCAACACCATCAATCCCAACGACGTGGAAAGTATCACCATCCTCAAAGATGCTTCTGCCGCTTCGATCTGGGGCGTTCGTGCAGCCAACGGCGTTATCGTTATACAAACCAAGCGTGGCGCAGCTTCCAGGAAATCGATGGACATCAGCTTTTCTACCGCACTGGCCTATACGAAAAAACCAGACCTGAGCAACCTACCTTTTGCATCTACCAAAGATTTCATCGACTTTGAAAAATATAAAGTAGATCATAAACTGACCACGCTCTTCGGCAAACCACGAAATGCGATCAGCCCTATTGCTGATGCTTACCTGAACAACCCTGCCAATGCGGCGGCCATCGCCGATTCGCTGGGCAGATATAACGCCAGGCAGGAATACAGCGACCTCTTCATGCAAAATACTTTAAGGCAGCAGTATAACTTATCTATAGCCGCCAAAGGAGAGAAAAGCAGTACCCGCGGATCTTTCAGCTATGACAACGTGCCCACCTATATGAAAAAAACAGGCAACGAACGCTTCTCCGCCGACCTGTTCCAGTCCAATGCACTGACAAAACAGCTGCACCTGGATATGGGCCTGAATTTCGTCATGATCAACAATACGAACAACGGCGTTTCCCTCGATGACCTCAACAACCTGTTGCCCTATCAGCAGTTACAGGATGCCAATGGCAATTATATACCACAGCCAAGAACTTTCTATCAGGCAGATAAAGATGCACTGTACAAGTCCGGCTATCCCTACAACTGGAATTACAACCTCTTACAGGAGTTCCGGAATAACAACAACACCACGCAAAACAGGAATATTACGGCAGTAGCGGCACTTACCTATATGCTGCCAAAAGGATTTTCCCTGCATAGCTCCTATCAGTACGAAAACTATAGCAGCACCAATACCATCCTGGAAAATGAAGAGAGCTACGATGTACGTAACCAGGTTAATTTTTCTACCTATATAAAAAACGGACAAATCATCAGTGGCCTGCCAAAAGGTAGTATCTACAGCCTGGCAGAAACCCACTTGCAAACACATACATTCCGCAACCAGGTAAAATTTGATGATTATATCGTCAATCATAATCATAGTCTGACCGCTATCGCCGGCCTCGAAATCCGGGAAGTCAGCGGGAAGTCTTCCGGACAAACCAAATACGGCTACGATCCGGAAACGCTGCAATTTGCCAATCTTAATTACGTGAATGGCTACACGAATATATTAGGAACAACCTCTTATATCCGCGATGCCACCGTATTTACAGACACTAAAAACAGGTTCGTTTCCCTGTTCTCCAATGCAGGATATACCTACCTCGATAGGTACTCCATCAATGCAAGCGCCAGACTGGATAAAACAAATCTTTTCGGCAGCAGCAATAAATACAGGGATGTATGGTTATGGTCGTCCGGTATCAGCTGGCAGGTAAATAAGGAATCATTCATGGACAACAGTCCCTTTTCTTCCCTGATACTACGCGCCACCTATGGCATCAATGGCAACGTAGACCGTAGCACCAGTCCTTTCCTGATCGCCAAAGTAGATAAAGATGCACAAACAAATCTCAACTATGGCTATATCTCCAATCCTGCCAATCCTTTGCTACGCTGGGAAAAAACAGCTGTGAAAAATATCGGAATAGACTATGCACTGGCCAATAACCGCCTCAAGGGAAGCGTAGAATATTACGAGCGCAATAGCACCGACCTGCTGGGCAATGCCACTGTAAATGGCACCTATGGCTTCAACAGCGCCTATGTCAACTATGCCTCCATGCGCAATAGCGGTGTAGACGTAGCCATCACCGGACTGATTATCAACAAGGCGCTATCTTTCAGTACTACGCTGAACTATAGCTACAACAGCAATAAAGTGATCAGTGTCGATTTCCCTAATCCTACTGTTGGCGCCTACACCGATGGAACAGCACAGGCAGGCAAGCCACTGAATTATCTCTATAGCTACCGCTGGGCCGGACTCAGCGCCACCGGCACTCCACAGGTCTACGACGAAAAAGGTAACAAAACCGACTATACGAAAGAGATGACCAGTACGGCAGCACTGGTGTATCAGGGCACCACTGTTCCTCCTCACTATGGTGGACTCTTCCTCAACTTCGGCTACCAGGCATTTACACTTACCGCCGGATTTACCTATAAGTTTGGTCATAAATTCCGCGAGCCACAACTACAGTATACGAAGCTGTTTGAATCAGCCAGCGAAGTACAGAAAGACTGGGCCAGCCGCTGGCAGAAACCCGGCGATGAGCTGATTACCAACGTAGCCGCCATGCCTTCCAGCCAGACAGGATTATCCGTGTACGACAACTACATACGCTATGCAGATATACACGTGGCTACGGCCTCGAATATACGCTTCAGTGAATTACTGCTGAATTACAACCTGCCGGATGCCTTCTCCCGGAAGCTGCGCGCACAGCGGATTACCTTATCCGGACAGGCACGCAACCTGGGCGTGTACCTCTTCAATAAGGAAAAAATAGACCCGGAATATGCAGCTGACCTCAGCAGAAGTCTGCTGTTACTGACACCGCCACCGGAATTTACCTTCAGCATAAAAGCTAACTTCTAA
- a CDS encoding RNA polymerase sigma factor — protein sequence MPANILQLAIAGDRNALNHLLEKHRDLAFSVALKYINNTADAEDIIQNAFIKVFLNIGKFRHEAAFSTWLYKIIYFEAIRFMSKQQRIRTIEEEVKDQAPVEENANVFPNERGLALKNAMICLSANEYLVMNLFYLLEKEITEIREITGQSAANIKVLLHRGRKKVADYISNNEVIRKDL from the coding sequence ATGCCGGCAAATATCCTGCAACTTGCCATAGCCGGAGATAGAAATGCTTTGAATCACCTGCTGGAAAAGCATAGAGATCTGGCATTTTCTGTGGCACTGAAATACATAAATAATACTGCTGATGCAGAAGATATTATTCAGAATGCATTTATCAAAGTTTTTCTTAACATCGGAAAGTTCAGACATGAAGCGGCTTTTTCTACCTGGCTCTATAAAATAATCTACTTTGAAGCGATACGTTTTATGAGTAAACAACAACGTATACGTACGATAGAAGAAGAAGTGAAAGACCAGGCACCCGTAGAAGAAAATGCAAATGTATTCCCCAATGAAAGAGGACTGGCATTAAAAAATGCAATGATTTGCCTGTCGGCAAATGAATACCTGGTAATGAACCTGTTTTATCTGCTGGAAAAAGAGATAACAGAGATACGCGAAATCACCGGGCAGTCGGCCGCTAATATCAAAGTGTTGTTGCACCGGGGCCGCAAAAAAGTAGCTGACTATATTTCCAATAATGAGGTAATAAGAAAAGATTTATGA
- a CDS encoding DUF6249 domain-containing protein — translation MYERQLIFSWAILIFVVLVMAAVIYYIRARHKERLELIRRGDYVFESNYLENQKYSALSKGIVLLSLTFGLVLAYILSGSFLPSFFLLCPFCLLGCTGIGMMLYYFILQRKLK, via the coding sequence ATGTACGAAAGACAATTGATCTTTAGTTGGGCGATACTGATTTTTGTAGTGCTGGTAATGGCGGCGGTGATTTATTACATCCGGGCCCGGCATAAGGAACGTTTAGAGCTAATCAGAAGAGGTGATTATGTGTTTGAGAGCAATTACCTGGAAAACCAAAAGTATTCGGCATTGAGTAAAGGAATTGTCTTACTCTCCCTGACGTTTGGATTGGTGCTGGCATATATTTTAAGCGGAAGCTTTTTGCCATCGTTCTTCCTCCTTTGTCCATTCTGTTTGCTTGGTTGTACAGGCATCGGGATGATGTTGTACTATTTCATCCTGCAAAGAAAGCTGAAGTAA
- a CDS encoding RNA polymerase sigma factor, with amino-acid sequence MTNYAATDDAMLLGLMKAGDHEAFTAIYNKYWYPLMQHVMKAVRVYSEAEDIVQELFVSIWKNRDRLEIQHALSTYLFNSARYMAIRNIERNITRSNYLQRLSDQIDNGGVPSPETLLHMRNLEEKIELAILDLPDKMREIFNLSRKEQLSYREIATQLGISEETVRKQISNALARLRSQVGYAPAGLILFLALIPQVH; translated from the coding sequence ATGACAAACTATGCTGCCACCGATGACGCTATGTTGCTGGGCTTGATGAAAGCCGGGGACCATGAGGCATTTACTGCCATCTATAATAAGTATTGGTACCCGTTGATGCAACACGTCATGAAAGCAGTCAGAGTATATTCGGAAGCAGAAGATATTGTGCAGGAGTTATTTGTTTCCATCTGGAAAAACCGGGACCGGCTGGAAATACAACATGCACTATCCACCTATCTCTTCAACAGCGCGCGCTATATGGCCATTCGGAATATAGAGCGGAATATAACCCGATCCAACTACCTGCAACGCTTGTCTGATCAGATAGACAACGGCGGCGTGCCTTCTCCTGAAACCCTTCTCCACATGCGCAACCTGGAAGAAAAAATTGAACTGGCCATCCTGGACCTGCCGGATAAAATGAGGGAAATCTTTAACCTCAGCCGCAAAGAGCAGCTGTCTTACAGGGAAATAGCCACCCAACTGGGCATCAGCGAAGAAACCGTCAGGAAACAGATCAGCAATGCCCTTGCCAGGCTACGTAGCCAGGTAGGCTATGCTCCTGCAGGCCTCATCCTGTTCCTGGCGCTCATTCCGCAGGTACACTAA
- a CDS encoding FecR domain-containing protein codes for MNRNEAQSLLQKYLENRCTPEEQAAVEQWYNTLLTDYDWKLEGEELVDAQQNLKQKIDREIGWQQPVVPLYRRAWLRYAAAILLLAGISTWLFFPKQHTGSHPGTLAPIADIQPGTNKATLTLANGKTLLLSQQRNDSVAMQGNTRISQRSGGLLVYNAGSNMQATAEYNTLTTPKGGQYQLMLPDGSRVWLNAMSTVRFPTRFSGKERRIIITGEAFFDIAPDKNQPFIVSANNTDITVLGTIFNVSAYPDDNTLKTTLLQGKVSVSSSNTVILSPGQQAVSNPANGKQTIKIIANADTEQATAWMNGYFQFKQASVKEVMQQVSRWYDVEISYEGPLPDKKFSGEISRSSKLSEVLAGLAISGINTKTQGNKVIIIP; via the coding sequence ATGAACAGAAACGAGGCACAGTCACTACTGCAGAAATACCTGGAAAACCGCTGCACGCCTGAAGAACAGGCCGCAGTGGAGCAATGGTACAATACCTTGCTGACGGACTACGACTGGAAACTCGAAGGCGAAGAGCTGGTGGATGCACAGCAGAACCTTAAACAGAAAATAGACCGTGAAATAGGATGGCAACAACCCGTCGTCCCGTTATACCGCCGTGCATGGCTACGTTATGCAGCTGCAATACTATTACTGGCGGGCATCTCTACCTGGTTATTCTTTCCAAAACAACATACTGGCAGCCATCCCGGTACACTGGCACCAATAGCCGATATACAGCCAGGCACCAATAAAGCTACGCTTACCCTTGCCAATGGCAAAACACTACTGTTAAGCCAGCAAAGGAATGATAGCGTAGCCATGCAAGGTAACACCCGCATCAGCCAGCGAAGCGGTGGCCTCCTCGTATATAATGCCGGCAGCAATATGCAGGCAACAGCCGAATACAATACACTTACCACACCTAAAGGCGGACAATACCAGCTGATGCTCCCTGATGGTTCCAGAGTATGGCTCAATGCCATGTCGACGGTACGCTTCCCTACCCGTTTCTCCGGTAAGGAACGCCGCATCATCATCACCGGCGAAGCCTTCTTCGACATCGCGCCGGATAAAAATCAGCCATTTATTGTATCTGCCAATAATACTGACATCACCGTATTAGGCACAATATTCAACGTCAGCGCCTATCCGGATGATAACACACTGAAAACAACGCTCCTGCAAGGGAAAGTAAGCGTCAGCAGCAGCAACACCGTTATCCTGTCCCCAGGCCAGCAGGCCGTCAGCAACCCCGCCAACGGAAAACAAACGATAAAAATCATTGCCAACGCCGACACCGAACAAGCCACCGCATGGATGAACGGCTATTTCCAGTTTAAACAAGCTAGTGTAAAAGAAGTCATGCAACAGGTATCCAGATGGTACGACGTAGAAATAAGCTACGAAGGCCCATTGCCGGATAAAAAGTTCAGCGGGGAAATTTCCAGGTCATCAAAATTATCAGAAGTATTAGCCGGACTCGCTATCAGCGGAATCAACACCAAAACGCAAGGTAACAAAGTCATTATCATCCCCTGA
- a CDS encoding M17 family peptidase N-terminal domain-containing protein: protein MKTTISSKILTVLLSVFMLLQATAYAQQTTAVGTSRVWGTIDGMAIEGLVQGPATAETPLQVACVFEYTEGDIFNPPALPAQLNGMVHLDQALKGQITEIRRSGKFAGHYLETLLIVPPTGTLKSPRLLLIGLGNRNSFNADIMTNVGAVALREAVRLGVKSFAFASDIKDAGIDSPTAETAANITKGIINAYRTQLYLQQQRLAPVQPIVKATLLAGPAFFETAGEGIKGAITSCSN from the coding sequence ATGAAAACGACAATTTCTAGTAAGATACTGACTGTATTATTGTCTGTTTTTATGCTGCTGCAGGCTACCGCCTATGCGCAGCAAACTACAGCTGTTGGTACTTCCAGGGTATGGGGAACTATAGACGGCATGGCTATAGAAGGATTGGTGCAAGGCCCCGCCACCGCAGAAACGCCCTTGCAGGTAGCCTGTGTGTTTGAGTATACCGAAGGTGATATTTTTAATCCACCCGCATTGCCGGCGCAACTGAATGGTATGGTACACCTGGATCAGGCACTGAAAGGACAGATTACTGAAATCCGCCGCAGTGGTAAGTTTGCCGGCCATTACCTGGAAACCTTACTGATCGTACCGCCTACAGGCACACTGAAATCCCCACGGTTACTATTGATTGGGTTAGGTAACCGAAATAGCTTCAACGCTGATATTATGACAAACGTTGGTGCCGTGGCATTGCGCGAGGCAGTCAGACTGGGTGTTAAAAGCTTTGCCTTTGCCAGTGATATCAAAGATGCCGGCATCGACTCACCTACCGCGGAAACCGCCGCTAATATTACAAAAGGTATTATTAACGCATATCGTACGCAGCTTTATCTGCAACAACAGCGTCTCGCGCCGGTACAGCCTATCGTAAAAGCGACCCTCCTGGCAGGGCCGGCATTCTTCGAAACCGCCGGCGAAGGCATTAAAGGGGCTATTACTTCATGTAGCAACTAA